A genomic segment from Echeneis naucrates chromosome 20, fEcheNa1.1, whole genome shotgun sequence encodes:
- the dcaf11 gene encoding DDB1- and CUL4-associated factor 11 has protein sequence MGSQSSSGMSGGRNSSGDNPAERSEAVGPNRSRTADRQQVGGQAAAEEDVDLAEVLAYLLRRGQVRLVHGSGATGLQLVQSYSDSDEDSDGAWEGRLGDRYNPPVDNQPDTLEVDQSEIRTQILLATASSALNGRHSFTYLLTEREQGRCRGSSFSHGECSRIRTHFLPNYVSQKDTYQQKAFCGVYSEDGNMFLSACQDQNIRMYDTTRGRFNLQYTVKARDVGWSVLDVCFTPDAHHVLYSSWSDYIHLCNIEGDTENHTALDLNPDERRFCVFSLAASTDGKEILGGANDGCLYVFDLEQNKRMLKIDAHEDDVNTVAFADGSSQLLFSGSDDALCKVWDRRTLREDRPQPVGQLAGHRDGITFIHSKGDARYLISNSKDQSIKLWDVRKFSPKEGLAASRLAVTQQNWDYRWQQVPQRALKRHKLTGDTSVMTYRGHGVLHTLIRCRFSPEFSTGQRFIYSGCSTGKIIIYDVLTGSVVSRLSGHDACVRDVSWHPYEDNIISSSWDGAVQMWEHRQTHPLEEERERERD, from the exons ATGGGCTCTCAGTCCAGTTCTGGGATGTCTGGTGGAAGAAATTCTTCCGGTGACAACCCAGCTGAGCGGTCTGAGGCAGTGGGACCGAACCGTAGCAGAACggcagacaggcagcaggtggGCGGACAggcagcagctgaggaggaCGTCGACTTGGCTGAAGTACTGGCTTACCTATTGAGAAG GGGCCAGGTTAGACTGGTCCATGGCAGTGGAGCTACAGGGCTGCAGTTGGTTCAGTCATACTCTGACTCTGATGAAGACAGCGATGGAGCATGGGAGGGTCGTCTTGGAGACCGCTACAACCCACCAG TAGACAACCAGCCCGACACTCTGGAAGTGGACCAAAGTGAGATCCGAACTCAGATTCTACTAGCCACCGCCTCCTCTGCCCTGAACGGCAGACACAGTTTTACCTACCTACTAACAGAG AGGGAACAAGGCAGATGTAGAGGCTCAAGTTTTTCTCATGGGGAGTGCAGTCGTATCCGCACACA TTTCCTGCCAAACTATGTGTCCCAAAAAGATACATACCAGCAAAAAGCCTTCTGTGGAGTGTACAGTGAGGACGGTAACATGTTCCTCTCTGCCTGCCAAG ACCAGAACATACGCATGTATGACACCACCAGGGGGCGTTTCAATCTACAGTACACAGTCAAGGCACGTGATGTGGGCTGGAGTGTGCTGGACGTTTGTTTCACCCCTGATGCGCACCATGTTCTTTACTCCAGCTGGTCAGACTACA TTCATTTGTGCAATATAGAAGGAGACACTGAAAACCACACTGCCCTGGACCTCAA TCCAGATGAGAGGAGGTTCTGTGTGTTCTCCCTGGCTGCATCCACAGATGGCAAAGAGATCTTAGGCGG gGCAAATGATGGTTGCCTTTATGTTTTTGACCTGGAGCAGAATAAACGCATGTTGAAG ATTGATGCCCACGAAGATGACGTGAACACAGTGGCATTTGCGGATGGTTCATCCCAGCTGCTGTTCTCTGGCAGCGACGACGCACTGTGCAAGGTGTGGGACAGACGAACACTCCGGGAGGACAGGCCACAACCTGTTGGACAGTTGGCTGGACACAGAGATGGTATCACCTTCATCCACAGTAAG GGTGATGCACGCTATCTGATCAGCAACTCCAAGGACCAGTCAATCAAGTTGTGGGATGTCAGGAAGTTTTCACCCAAAGAGGGCCTGGCAGCTTCCCGTTTGGCTGTCACCCAACAAAACTGGGATTACCGGTGGCAGCAAGTTCCCCAGAGAG CCTTGAAGAGACACAAGCTGACAGGCGATACCTCAGTGATGACCTACCGTGGTCACGGTGTTCTGCACACCCTCATCCGCTGCCGTTTCTCCCCAGAGTTCAGCACTGGCCAGAGGTTTATCTACTCTGGCTGCTCCACTGGAAAAATCATCA TTTATGACGTCCTGACAGGCAGCGTCGTTTCCAGATTGTCAGGCCATGATGCCTGTGTGAGGGATGTAAGCTGGCACCCATATGAGGACAACAtcatcagcagctct TGGGATGGAGCAGTGCAAATGTGGGAGCACAGACAGACCCATcctctggaggaggagagagagagggagagagactaA